The genomic region TCGCGGTGAGCCATTCCCCTTCGGCAACCACGAGGACCGGGGGGGTTCAGTGCGCAGATTTCGCCGTAGCTCCGGGTGAGTCCGCGGTTTCTACGATTGCAGCAGCCATTTCAGATGCCTTTCTGTTCCACGATTTCTTTCAGAGCCTTTCGACCTGGAAGCGCCTTTCAAGTCCCCGCCCCCGGAGTGGGAGGGGCTAAAGATGTCGCTCCCCAACAGGTAGCCGCTCACCCCTGCGGCCAGCACCAGAAGAAGGGCCTCGGCGCTGAAGACGCGCAGGAGATGCCAGCGGGTCCCCCCCATCGCCTTCACAAGCCCGATCTCCTTGCCACGCTCCAGTACGGTGGTGCTCATGGTCCCGGCGACGCTGCTCCCGGCGCAGATCACCACCACCGCCGTCACCAGCAGCACCAGAAGTTGCACCTTGGCAAGGAGTTCCTCGCTGGTCCGCCCCACCTGGCGCAGTTCCTTCACCACCGCGCCGGGGAGCAGGCGTTGCAGCGACTGGGCCCCGGCCTTGACGCTCCACCGGCTCGGGTCGACCAGCAATCGCGCGAGGCTCACCTCTCCCGGATGTCCCGCCGCCCCCTGCAGCTCATTCAGGTCGACAAAGAGTTCGACCGGGTGCGGCGGCTTTCCCCGAGCGCCCTTTTCAGCGGCGCGAGGCCGCCGATGAGCGCCACCAGGAAGGAGGAGCCGAGGGCGGTAGGGAAAAGCCAAGCGGGGGAGCTACGGCGGAATCGAAGACGGCACTGCTGACGACGACGGCGAGCCGGTCGCCCGCCAGGTACCCGATCACCCCGCCCAAGAGCGCTATGGCCAGGGTCTCGCCCAGGAAGACGGCGGCGATCTGGAAGCGGTCGGCGCCCATCGCCTTCATCAGGGCGATCTCGCCGCTTCTCTCGGCCATGGTTGCCATGAGGCTCGACGAGGCGGCGATGGCGGCGGAAGAAAGCGCCAGCAGAGGTGAGGAGCAGCATCAGGCTGTTCAGCTTCTTAAGAAGCGGGCCTTCGGCGCTGGCGATCTGCCAGATCGGCTTGGCCCGGCTCCCCGCCATCACCTCTTCCACCCCCTTGGCCACCGAGGTGACATAGGCTGTGCAGTACCACTTCTCGTACGCCTCCTTGCTCATGGAGGCGGGATCCTTGCGGCCGAAGTCATCCATGGGGACGGTGAGCGCGCTCACCAGGACGCGCGAGAGCTTCCCCGGCTTCCCCGGCTTCCCCGGCTTTCCCGTCAGCGCCTGCACCTCGGCCAGCGGGGCG from Citrifermentans bremense harbors:
- a CDS encoding FtsX-like permease family protein — encoded protein: MSLARLLVDPSRWSVKAGAQSLQRLLPGAVVKELRQVGRTSEELLAKVQLLVLLVTAVVVICAGSSVAGTMSTTVLERGKEIGLVKAMGGTRWHLLRVFSAEALLLVLAAGVSGYLLGSDIFSPSHSGGGDLKGASRSKGSERNRGTERHLKWLLQS